Proteins from one Ketobacter alkanivorans genomic window:
- the metG gene encoding methionine--tRNA ligase: protein MNQTEQTKPRKILVTSALPYANGPIHLGHMLEYIQTDIWVRFQKLRGENCTYVCADDAHGTAIMLKAEQLGRTPEEQIAQVQQEHERDFAAFEVSFDNYYSTHSEENRVLSSLIYERNKAQGNIVAREITQLFDPEKQLFLADRFVKGTCPKCGADDQYGDNCEKCGATYPAEELKNPRSTISGAAPVMKANTQLFFDLPKYQAFLTQWTQSGSLQEGIANKLKEWLEAGLQQWDISREAPYFGFEIPGETGKYFYVWLDAPIGYMASFQNLCDRREDLDFDEYWGKDSDAELYHFIGKDIINFHGLFWPAMLSGADFRTPTAIYSHGFVTVNGAKMSKSRGTFIKAETYLRHLNPEYLRYYFAAKLSGRIDDIDLNLEDFAQRVNADLVNKVVNIASRTANFVFKLGGKLSASDTNPELTAEFQAAASEIASHYEQREYGRAMRDIMALADKANQYIDEKAPWALMKQEGKAQEVLDCCSVGVNLFRLLALYLKPVLPTLAQQAEAFLNIAPMSWQDHKTLLLNHEINKFKAMMQRIDMKQITTMTEEAKAEAEAEAAAGKPKSILDDDPIAAEINFDDFAKIDMRIAKIVTASHVEGADKLIQLTLDLGGETRNVFAGIKSAYKPEDLEGRLTVMVANLAPRKMKFGLSEGMVMAAGPGGKEIFLLSPDSGAVPGMRVK from the coding sequence ATGAATCAAACCGAGCAGACCAAACCACGGAAAATCCTTGTCACCAGCGCCCTGCCCTATGCCAACGGGCCGATCCACCTGGGCCATATGCTGGAGTACATCCAGACCGACATCTGGGTGCGCTTCCAAAAGTTGCGTGGCGAGAACTGCACCTATGTCTGCGCGGACGATGCCCACGGCACCGCCATCATGCTCAAAGCCGAGCAACTTGGGCGAACTCCAGAAGAGCAAATTGCCCAGGTGCAACAAGAGCATGAGCGGGACTTCGCAGCGTTTGAGGTGTCCTTCGACAATTACTACTCCACCCACTCGGAAGAGAATCGGGTACTGTCCAGTCTGATTTATGAGCGCAACAAGGCCCAGGGCAATATCGTCGCCCGTGAAATCACTCAGTTATTTGATCCCGAGAAACAATTGTTTCTGGCGGATCGATTTGTGAAAGGCACCTGCCCCAAGTGTGGAGCCGATGATCAGTACGGCGATAACTGCGAAAAGTGCGGGGCCACTTACCCTGCAGAAGAGCTGAAGAACCCACGCTCCACCATATCCGGTGCGGCGCCGGTAATGAAAGCTAACACGCAGCTGTTTTTTGACTTGCCCAAGTATCAGGCATTCCTGACTCAGTGGACCCAGTCCGGCAGCCTGCAGGAAGGCATCGCCAACAAATTGAAGGAATGGCTTGAGGCAGGTCTGCAACAGTGGGATATATCCCGCGAGGCCCCCTACTTCGGCTTCGAAATCCCCGGTGAAACCGGCAAATACTTCTACGTGTGGCTGGATGCCCCCATCGGCTACATGGCCAGTTTCCAGAATCTGTGTGATCGCCGTGAAGATCTGGATTTTGACGAATACTGGGGCAAGGATTCCGACGCTGAGCTGTATCATTTTATTGGTAAGGACATCATCAACTTCCACGGTCTGTTCTGGCCTGCAATGTTGTCCGGTGCGGATTTCCGTACACCCACTGCGATCTACTCCCACGGATTTGTGACCGTAAACGGTGCCAAGATGTCCAAATCCAGAGGCACCTTCATAAAAGCAGAAACCTACCTGCGGCACCTGAACCCGGAATACCTGCGTTATTACTTCGCCGCCAAGCTCAGCGGCCGCATCGACGATATCGACCTCAATCTGGAGGATTTCGCGCAGCGCGTAAACGCGGATCTGGTAAACAAGGTGGTCAACATCGCCAGCCGCACAGCCAACTTCGTATTCAAGCTGGGTGGCAAACTGTCCGCCAGCGACACCAACCCGGAACTGACTGCAGAATTCCAGGCCGCCGCCAGCGAAATTGCTTCGCATTATGAACAGCGTGAATATGGCCGTGCCATGCGCGACATCATGGCTCTGGCGGACAAGGCCAATCAGTATATTGATGAGAAAGCGCCTTGGGCCCTGATGAAACAGGAAGGCAAAGCGCAAGAGGTACTGGATTGCTGCAGCGTTGGCGTAAACCTGTTCCGCCTGCTGGCCCTGTACCTGAAACCGGTTTTGCCCACCTTAGCGCAACAGGCTGAAGCATTCCTCAACATCGCGCCAATGAGCTGGCAGGATCACAAAACGCTGTTGCTGAATCATGAGATCAACAAATTCAAAGCCATGATGCAGCGTATCGACATGAAACAGATTACCACCATGACCGAGGAGGCCAAGGCCGAAGCGGAGGCAGAAGCCGCTGCGGGCAAGCCCAAGTCAATTCTGGATGACGACCCCATTGCGGCGGAAATCAACTTCGATGACTTTGCCAAAATTGACATGCGTATCGCCAAGATTGTCACCGCAAGTCATGTGGAAGGCGCGGACAAGCTGATACAGTTAACGCTTGATCTGGGTGGCGAGACCCGCAACGTGTTTGCAGGCATCAAATCCGCCTACAAGCCCGAAGATCTGGAAGGTCGGCTGACGGTGATGGTGGCCAACCTGGCACCCCGCAAGATGAAATTCGGCCTATCCGAAGGCATGGTGATGGCGGCAGGCCCAGGCGGCAAAGAAATATTCCTGCTATCGCCAGACAGCGGTGCAGTACCCGGAATGCGAGTCAAGTAA
- the apbC gene encoding iron-sulfur cluster carrier protein ApbC has protein sequence MSQSLHDQVHRILAENADPVSLQNLCDVVEVKELSVSGDRIRLALCFGYAIDLVKDVLMSRLGELFAPLGSKLELALSWQVKTAQNTPLDGAGKVKNILAVASGKGGVGKSTTAVNLALALAADGARVGILDADIYGPSQSLMLGVPKGTRPEIHQQNFFVPIEALGLQSMSMGYLATEETPMVWRGPMASGALQQLLKQTLWNDLDYLVVDMPPGTGDIQLTLSQQVPVAGAVVVTTPQDIALLDAKKGVEMFRKVHVPVLGVVENMATHICSSCGHEEHIFGQGGGDRIAKEYGVSVLGSLPLSMSIREQVDSGKPTVAADPAGEIADIYRKIARLAAGQLAKMASSNSGAFPKINIVND, from the coding sequence ATGAGTCAATCTCTGCATGACCAGGTTCACCGCATATTGGCGGAAAACGCCGATCCCGTATCCCTGCAGAATCTATGTGATGTGGTTGAAGTTAAGGAGCTTTCCGTATCGGGTGATCGGATCAGGCTTGCTTTGTGCTTTGGCTACGCCATTGATTTGGTCAAAGATGTGCTTATGTCTCGCTTAGGCGAGCTGTTCGCGCCGCTGGGTTCGAAGCTGGAGCTTGCGTTAAGCTGGCAGGTAAAAACGGCCCAGAACACGCCTCTGGACGGCGCAGGTAAAGTGAAGAACATCTTGGCGGTGGCATCCGGTAAGGGTGGTGTTGGTAAATCCACCACCGCTGTGAATCTGGCCTTGGCCCTGGCGGCAGACGGCGCCCGAGTGGGCATTCTGGATGCGGATATCTATGGCCCCAGCCAGTCATTGATGTTGGGTGTGCCCAAGGGCACTCGTCCGGAAATACACCAGCAGAACTTCTTTGTGCCCATCGAAGCGCTGGGTTTGCAGTCTATGTCCATGGGTTATCTGGCCACCGAAGAAACACCGATGGTATGGCGTGGCCCTATGGCCAGTGGCGCTTTGCAGCAGTTATTGAAACAAACACTGTGGAATGACTTGGATTATCTGGTGGTGGATATGCCTCCTGGTACTGGGGATATTCAGCTAACGTTGTCGCAGCAGGTGCCGGTGGCGGGTGCTGTGGTGGTGACCACTCCTCAGGATATCGCCTTATTGGATGCAAAAAAAGGCGTTGAGATGTTCCGCAAGGTGCATGTGCCGGTGCTGGGCGTGGTGGAGAACATGGCGACTCACATCTGCTCCAGCTGCGGCCACGAAGAGCACATCTTCGGTCAGGGCGGTGGTGACCGGATCGCCAAAGAATATGGCGTATCAGTGCTGGGAAGCCTGCCGTTAAGCATGTCCATACGGGAGCAAGTCGATAGCGGTAAACCAACCGTGGCGGCAGATCCAGCTGGGGAAATTGCTGATATTTATCGTAAAATTGCCCGTCTGGCTGCGGGGCAGCTGGCGAAAATGGCCAGCTCCAACAGTGGTGCATTCCCTAAAATCAACATTGTGAATGACTGA
- the dcd gene encoding dCTP deaminase: MSIKSDRWIRRMAEEHGMIEPFEPGQIRHGADGNRIISYGTSSYGYDVRCSTEFKVFTNIHSATVDPKEFSDQSFVDIDSDVCIIPPNSFALARTVEYFRIPRSVLTICLGKSTYARCGIIVNVTPLEPEWEGHVTLEFSNTTTLPAKIYANEGVAQMLFLESDEECEVSYKDRGGKYQGQTGVTLPKT, encoded by the coding sequence ATGTCCATTAAATCAGACCGCTGGATACGCCGTATGGCGGAAGAACATGGCATGATCGAACCATTTGAGCCGGGCCAGATACGTCACGGAGCCGATGGCAACCGCATTATCTCCTATGGCACTTCCAGCTACGGCTACGATGTACGCTGTTCCACCGAGTTCAAGGTGTTCACTAACATCCATTCTGCTACGGTGGACCCAAAGGAATTCTCCGATCAGAGCTTTGTTGATATCGATAGCGATGTCTGCATTATTCCACCGAACTCCTTTGCCCTGGCTCGAACCGTTGAGTATTTCCGTATTCCTCGGTCTGTTCTCACCATTTGTTTGGGGAAATCCACTTACGCCCGCTGTGGGATCATTGTGAATGTGACGCCCCTGGAGCCAGAGTGGGAAGGTCATGTGACCCTTGAATTCTCCAACACCACGACATTGCCGGCCAAAATATACGCCAATGAAGGTGTGGCGCAGATGCTGTTCCTCGAGTCTGATGAAGAATGTGAAGTGTCCTACAAAGATCGGGGTGGCAAGTATCAAGGCCAGACCGGAGTAACCCTGCCCAAAACCTGA
- a CDS encoding NfeD family protein, whose amino-acid sequence MEIEILYWYWVVLGVMLMLSEIVLTTFFILWFGLAAVIMGALTYLFPDIEVSWQILIWTVLSSALALFWFKFLKPLSIDKTKAGLSREAIVGEVGQVISVPREGMRGKLRFPAPILGADEWMIMSQDSLAEGDRVRVKDVSGNSLIVEKA is encoded by the coding sequence ATGGAAATTGAAATTCTTTATTGGTATTGGGTCGTATTAGGCGTAATGCTGATGCTGAGTGAAATTGTGCTGACGACCTTTTTTATTCTCTGGTTTGGTTTGGCGGCGGTGATCATGGGGGCGCTGACCTACCTCTTTCCTGACATTGAGGTAAGTTGGCAGATTTTGATCTGGACTGTGCTCTCCAGCGCATTAGCGCTGTTTTGGTTCAAATTCCTCAAGCCACTTTCCATTGATAAAACCAAAGCAGGGCTGTCCCGAGAGGCCATTGTGGGCGAAGTTGGGCAGGTGATCAGCGTGCCCAGGGAAGGCATGCGGGGCAAGTTGCGTTTCCCTGCGCCCATTCTTGGTGCTGATGAGTGGATGATCATGTCACAGGATTCGCTGGCTGAAGGGGATCGTGTACGAGTAAAAGACGTTTCCGGCAACTCGCTGATCGTGGAAAAAGCGTAA
- a CDS encoding SPFH domain-containing protein, giving the protein MGFLVVTVAVMLLVLFTFYSGVRLVPQGYKWVVQRLGKYHRTLPPGLNFIIPFVDTVAYKVTTKDIVLDIPSQEVITRDNAVIIANAVAYINILSPEKAVYGVEDYRIAIQTLVQTTLRSIVGEMDLDDALSSRDKIKAHLKNSISDDISDWGITLKTVEIQDINPSGTMQSAMEEQAAAERARRATVTRADGDKQAAILEAEGRLEASRRDAEAQVVLAKASQRSIEMVTAAIGEKEMPVVYLLGEKYIKSLEQISKSQNGKTIVLPADLPAAVKGMMGKL; this is encoded by the coding sequence ATCGGATTTTTGGTTGTTACTGTTGCCGTCATGCTGTTGGTGTTGTTTACCTTTTACAGCGGCGTGCGTTTGGTGCCGCAGGGATATAAATGGGTGGTGCAGCGACTCGGCAAGTACCACCGCACTTTGCCGCCGGGTTTGAATTTTATTATCCCGTTTGTGGACACGGTAGCCTACAAGGTCACTACCAAGGATATCGTGCTGGATATCCCATCGCAGGAAGTCATTACGCGTGATAACGCGGTCATCATTGCCAATGCCGTTGCATATATCAATATCCTCTCACCCGAGAAAGCGGTCTATGGGGTTGAGGACTATCGCATTGCCATTCAGACACTGGTGCAAACCACGTTGCGCTCCATTGTGGGTGAGATGGATTTGGATGATGCACTGTCCTCCCGGGACAAGATCAAAGCCCACCTGAAAAATTCCATATCGGATGATATTTCGGATTGGGGTATCACCCTGAAAACCGTTGAAATTCAGGATATTAACCCATCAGGCACAATGCAGTCTGCGATGGAGGAACAGGCCGCAGCGGAGCGTGCCCGCCGTGCTACGGTGACGCGGGCAGATGGTGACAAGCAGGCTGCCATTTTGGAAGCAGAAGGCCGTTTGGAGGCCTCTCGGCGGGATGCCGAAGCCCAGGTTGTTTTGGCCAAGGCCAGTCAGCGCTCCATCGAAATGGTTACCGCCGCCATTGGTGAGAAGGAAATGCCAGTGGTGTATCTGCTGGGTGAGAAATACATCAAATCGCTGGAACAGATATCCAAATCCCAGAATGGCAAAACCATTGTTCTGCCGGCTGACTTACCCGCCGCAGTCAAAGGGATGATGGGTAAGCTCTAG
- a CDS encoding sensor domain-containing diguanylate cyclase, translating to MSKLHFESVFLRVTCWFPCISVLFFILLSQGVNASQSIHTVDLSNLKAQQRIVLNGQVQYLVDEQGLNLESVMQANDDQWQANTERRSNFGISANPYWFRLALGNVDQAGSPFFLRVDYPHTDKLDVYIVNDGVLIHSYQLGDTVPYAYRPVDNRIYLLPLDELALANIELYIRAESQGPMELPIDVLTHAEFYHQDKLELIWYGAYFGTMLVMFFYNLFIYILVRDVTYFYYLFYVASTMALQFTLTGASFQYVYPESTNLNNTLVLMLTALMPFSAVSFVRSFLKLESTGMRRDRIITRSFLGAFAILFVSSLFAPYMIVLKATHALSFLAVSAGFYLGLSGWRRGVKAARTFAMAWLVYLVFVVVFLLNTKGIVQPSVISEHALEIGSALELILLSLSFGHRINEEKEMRIQAQEQALHAQSSLNKNLDLLVQQRTEELEEANRQLKDLSIRDGLTGVFNRRHFDELFQIEYQRSFREKNWLCVVMLDIDHFKGLNDTYGHQFGDVCLKTIADVALNKLRRPPDLLARYGGEEFVVLLPNTDLEGGRTVAEKIRHAIESITLDNDGQAVTLTASMGVACVIPNDRDGFAGLLKLADQSLYQAKESGRNCVVCSVS from the coding sequence GTGAGCAAGCTGCATTTTGAATCAGTATTTTTGCGGGTAACCTGTTGGTTTCCCTGTATTTCGGTGCTGTTCTTTATTCTGCTAAGCCAGGGCGTAAATGCCTCTCAATCTATCCATACCGTTGATTTAAGTAACCTGAAAGCCCAGCAGCGCATTGTATTGAACGGACAGGTTCAGTATCTGGTGGATGAGCAAGGGTTGAATCTGGAATCGGTTATGCAAGCCAACGACGATCAATGGCAGGCCAACACCGAGCGTAGAAGTAATTTCGGCATATCTGCCAACCCGTACTGGTTTCGGCTCGCCCTCGGTAATGTGGATCAGGCGGGATCGCCGTTCTTTCTGCGCGTGGACTACCCCCACACAGATAAACTGGATGTGTATATAGTGAATGATGGAGTACTGATCCACTCCTATCAGCTCGGCGATACAGTGCCCTACGCTTATCGCCCGGTGGACAACCGTATATATCTGCTGCCGTTGGACGAATTGGCGTTGGCTAATATTGAGCTGTACATTCGTGCAGAATCCCAAGGGCCAATGGAATTACCCATCGACGTGCTCACCCACGCCGAGTTTTACCATCAGGATAAGTTGGAGCTGATTTGGTACGGTGCATATTTTGGCACCATGCTAGTGATGTTTTTTTATAATCTCTTTATTTACATCCTGGTGCGTGATGTAACCTATTTCTATTACCTGTTTTATGTGGCCAGCACTATGGCATTGCAGTTCACGCTAACAGGCGCCAGTTTCCAGTATGTTTACCCTGAATCCACCAACTTGAATAACACGCTGGTTTTGATGTTGACCGCATTGATGCCTTTTTCTGCGGTGTCGTTTGTGCGCAGTTTTTTGAAATTGGAAAGCACTGGCATGCGTCGGGATCGAATTATTACGCGCAGTTTTCTGGGTGCTTTTGCCATTTTGTTTGTAAGCTCATTGTTTGCCCCCTATATGATTGTTCTCAAGGCCACCCATGCCCTGTCTTTTTTAGCGGTTAGCGCTGGTTTCTATTTGGGGCTATCCGGTTGGCGCAGGGGGGTAAAGGCCGCCCGCACCTTCGCTATGGCGTGGCTTGTCTATCTCGTTTTTGTAGTTGTTTTTCTACTTAACACCAAAGGAATCGTGCAACCGAGCGTGATTTCAGAGCATGCTCTTGAAATAGGCTCGGCATTAGAGCTGATTTTGCTCTCGCTGTCGTTCGGGCATCGTATTAATGAAGAAAAAGAAATGCGAATCCAAGCGCAGGAGCAAGCGTTGCATGCCCAAAGCTCTCTGAATAAAAACCTGGATCTTCTGGTGCAGCAACGAACCGAAGAGTTAGAGGAGGCTAATCGACAGCTTAAAGATTTGAGTATTCGCGATGGGCTAACCGGCGTGTTCAATCGCCGACACTTTGATGAACTATTTCAGATTGAGTACCAGCGTAGCTTTCGCGAGAAGAACTGGTTGTGCGTTGTGATGCTGGATATCGACCATTTTAAAGGGCTAAATGATACATATGGCCACCAGTTTGGTGATGTCTGCCTGAAAACCATTGCGGATGTCGCTCTTAACAAGTTGCGGCGGCCGCCTGACCTTTTGGCACGATATGGCGGTGAAGAGTTTGTGGTGTTGCTGCCAAACACTGATCTGGAGGGGGGGCGAACAGTGGCTGAAAAGATAAGGCATGCGATCGAGTCAATCACGCTGGACAATGATGGGCAAGCGGTTACGTTGACCGCGAGTATGGGGGTGGCTTGTGTAATCCCCAACGATCGTGATGGATTTGCGGGCTTGCTGAAGCTGGCGGATCAGAGCCTCTATCAGGCCAAAGAGTCCGGTCGTAACTGCGTGGTTTGCTCTGTCAGTTAG
- a CDS encoding hybrid sensor histidine kinase/response regulator yields the protein MTVIAVVALLGFSTIVFSNFSFFQDTNRSLKEIQEVDLMLVQIASDLQVGLVDVNRLFEAAMAENDIDTLAEALRLAKRQREMIDKIGDLKSALRDQERTLTDVFDEFVDETERYTKDVIDGVYRKDQMYDAFATSLAKRQQYESVLRSFNSIINTNFETTMNTIRADAEVVTTEQFIFGTMLVILVLGAYIWLFVVVNKAMSDVIEVSSEISDGNLDVEIGEAGSFEVKQLFAALNVMRDRLKQQSLEAALRTRRQEQITLLNEALRGDLTVQQVTDAMLQSLAGMLNSLVGAVYLCEGDELVMRASYAYSHRKGDRNRLQMGESLVGQAALEQNVFVVRDLPDDYASISSGLGAAIPKEVLLVPLVFNGHLMAVVELMSFQCFSDDDIDFITRAAEGMAIALSSAISRVQLADALERSKLQAEALEQQQEELRATNEELEEQAAILRSSEESLQQQQEELRVMNEELEERNRLLDRQKDEIEKSNHDLEISRQELQDKAQQLEMSGRYKTEFLSTMSHELRTPLNSILILSQGLMENKKTNLDEKQVEHARVINSSGRDLLMLINDILDLSKVEEGKLEIVSEPLPLEDLASKLHGQFDAQAENKQIGFVVDIDPQLPESILVDEHRLSQILRNFISNALKFTQKGQVQVKFCVPPGQVTTQFGVLKPENAIEIRVVDTGIGIPADKLDLIFEAFQQVDGTISRKYGGTGLGLTISRKLAEIMMGAVEVRSAGKDAGSEFSLYLPRAYSGESQPASLAPRPVVIPKAAVKTQAPAVVPAAQNPTLPAPTNTILIVEDDAGFSGVLKSLAEEFGFNAFCAHSVLEAQQYLEQTRPGSIILDLGLPDAPGEDLLSQLKGNEQTKDIPVHVISGKLDVKPSSIEGAEEFIAKPFGRDRLDQLFSDISSELISLSSNRVLVIEDDSVQREQLNASFTEQGVACDMAETGQEAIAMLKREHYGAIILDLELPDSDGFQLAETLSNCTNGNTPIIIYTARDLDKRQDTLLRKYAKRIVLKTDKSIARLLNETTLFLHWLQGVDQTRKTTGSTDTESVQLGGVEGKRLLLVDDDIRNLYSLSAILEESGFDIATAGTGLEAIEMLDSEGDFDLILMDVMMPEMDGLEAMQRIRSNPKYKNLPIIALTAKAMKDDRARCIEAGANDYLSKPVDTNKLKAIVKMWLGQA from the coding sequence ATGACCGTCATTGCCGTCGTGGCGTTGCTGGGCTTTTCAACCATCGTATTCAGTAATTTCAGCTTCTTTCAAGATACCAATCGATCCCTGAAGGAAATTCAGGAGGTTGACCTTATGCTGGTGCAGATCGCAAGTGATCTGCAGGTTGGGTTGGTTGATGTGAATCGCCTGTTTGAGGCAGCGATGGCTGAAAATGATATCGACACACTTGCTGAGGCGCTGCGTCTGGCCAAACGCCAGCGAGAGATGATTGATAAAATCGGCGATTTGAAGTCAGCGTTGCGCGATCAAGAACGCACGTTGACCGATGTGTTTGATGAATTTGTTGATGAGACTGAGCGCTACACCAAGGATGTTATTGATGGTGTGTATCGTAAAGATCAAATGTATGACGCGTTTGCAACTTCGTTAGCTAAACGCCAGCAATATGAGTCAGTGCTGAGAAGTTTCAACTCGATAATCAATACCAATTTTGAAACCACGATGAATACCATTCGAGCGGATGCAGAAGTGGTAACCACTGAGCAGTTTATCTTTGGTACGATGCTCGTGATACTGGTATTAGGCGCCTACATCTGGCTGTTTGTAGTTGTAAATAAAGCGATGTCGGATGTAATTGAGGTTTCCAGCGAAATTTCAGATGGCAATCTGGATGTTGAAATCGGTGAAGCCGGTAGTTTTGAAGTTAAACAGTTGTTTGCAGCGCTTAACGTTATGCGTGACAGGCTCAAGCAGCAGAGCCTTGAAGCGGCGTTGCGTACTCGGCGTCAGGAACAGATTACGCTGTTAAATGAAGCGCTGCGTGGCGATCTGACAGTTCAGCAAGTCACCGATGCCATGCTACAGAGTTTGGCCGGTATGTTGAACTCACTGGTGGGCGCCGTTTATCTGTGCGAAGGCGATGAACTGGTGATGCGTGCAAGCTATGCGTATTCTCATCGCAAAGGGGATCGTAACCGCCTGCAAATGGGCGAGTCTTTGGTGGGCCAGGCAGCATTGGAGCAGAACGTGTTCGTTGTGCGCGATCTGCCGGATGACTATGCCTCCATTTCGTCCGGTTTGGGTGCTGCTATTCCGAAAGAAGTATTGTTAGTGCCACTGGTGTTTAATGGTCACTTGATGGCGGTTGTTGAGCTGATGAGCTTTCAATGCTTTTCTGATGATGACATAGATTTTATTACCCGAGCTGCTGAAGGTATGGCTATTGCGCTCAGCTCAGCGATTTCCAGAGTGCAATTGGCGGATGCGTTGGAACGCTCTAAGTTGCAAGCCGAGGCGTTGGAACAGCAACAAGAAGAGTTGCGTGCGACTAACGAGGAACTGGAGGAGCAAGCAGCGATTTTACGCTCCTCTGAAGAAAGCCTGCAGCAGCAGCAGGAAGAGCTGCGTGTTATGAACGAGGAGCTGGAAGAGCGCAATCGTTTACTTGATCGTCAGAAAGATGAGATAGAAAAAAGCAATCATGATTTAGAGATTTCTCGACAGGAATTGCAGGATAAGGCGCAGCAACTGGAAATGAGCGGGCGCTATAAGACTGAGTTTCTGTCCACTATGTCTCACGAGTTACGCACACCTCTGAACAGTATCCTGATTCTGTCACAAGGTTTGATGGAAAATAAGAAAACCAATCTTGATGAGAAGCAGGTTGAGCATGCGCGGGTAATCAACTCATCCGGTCGTGACTTGTTGATGCTTATAAATGATATTCTTGATCTTTCCAAAGTTGAGGAAGGCAAGCTTGAGATAGTCTCTGAACCATTGCCCCTTGAAGATCTTGCGTCGAAACTGCATGGCCAGTTCGATGCTCAAGCAGAAAACAAGCAGATTGGGTTTGTTGTCGACATTGATCCGCAGCTGCCGGAATCCATTCTGGTTGATGAGCATCGTTTGAGTCAGATCCTGCGTAACTTCATCTCCAATGCCCTGAAATTTACACAAAAAGGCCAGGTACAGGTTAAGTTCTGTGTGCCACCAGGCCAGGTGACGACACAGTTTGGTGTGTTAAAACCTGAAAACGCGATTGAAATTCGCGTGGTGGATACCGGTATTGGGATTCCTGCGGATAAGTTGGATCTGATATTCGAAGCGTTCCAACAGGTTGATGGAACCATAAGCCGAAAGTACGGTGGCACCGGTCTGGGTTTGACCATTTCTCGCAAGTTGGCAGAGATTATGATGGGGGCAGTGGAGGTGCGCAGCGCAGGGAAGGATGCCGGCTCCGAATTCAGTCTGTACCTGCCAAGGGCTTATAGTGGTGAGTCGCAACCGGCCAGTTTGGCACCTCGACCTGTTGTGATTCCGAAAGCTGCAGTTAAAACACAGGCTCCCGCCGTAGTGCCAGCAGCGCAAAACCCCACGCTTCCTGCACCGACCAATACGATACTGATTGTTGAAGATGATGCTGGTTTCAGCGGTGTACTTAAAAGCCTGGCAGAAGAATTCGGTTTTAATGCTTTTTGCGCGCATTCTGTGCTTGAGGCACAGCAGTATCTTGAACAAACTAGGCCGGGATCGATTATCCTGGATCTGGGGTTGCCAGATGCGCCGGGAGAGGATTTGCTGAGCCAGTTGAAAGGCAACGAGCAGACCAAAGATATCCCGGTGCATGTGATCTCCGGCAAGCTGGATGTTAAACCGTCCAGTATCGAGGGGGCTGAAGAGTTTATTGCCAAGCCGTTTGGGCGTGATCGTCTCGACCAGTTATTTAGCGACATCAGTTCGGAGTTGATATCGCTTTCCAGTAATCGTGTTCTGGTGATCGAAGATGACTCGGTGCAGCGTGAACAGTTGAATGCGAGCTTTACAGAGCAGGGTGTGGCGTGCGATATGGCCGAAACCGGGCAGGAGGCCATCGCCATGCTCAAGCGGGAGCATTACGGTGCCATTATTCTTGATTTGGAACTGCCCGATTCTGATGGGTTCCAGCTGGCGGAAACCCTGAGCAATTGCACTAACGGCAATACTCCAATCATTATCTACACAGCTCGGGATCTTGATAAGCGTCAAGATACGCTGCTACGCAAATATGCCAAACGTATTGTGTTAAAAACGGATAAATCCATTGCACGCTTGTTGAATGAAACAACGTTGTTTCTGCATTGGCTGCAAGGGGTAGATCAGACACGTAAAACGACTGGGTCGACGGATACCGAGTCGGTTCAACTGGGCGGGGTAGAAGGTAAGCGATTATTGTTGGTGGATGATGATATTCGCAACCTGTATTCGTTGTCAGCGATTCTGGAGGAAAGCGGGTTCGACATTGCCACTGCCGGGACAGGCCTGGAGGCGATAGAAATGTTGGATAGCGAAGGTGACTTCGATCTGATTCTAATGGATGTGATGATGCCGGAAATGGATGGCCTTGAGGCTATGCAACGTATACGGTCTAATCCCAAATATAAGAACCTGCCAATTATTGCGCTTACTGCCAAAGCTATGAAGGATGATCGGGCTCGCTGCATAGAGGCGGGTGCGAATGACTATTTATCCAAACCTGTCGATACCAACAAGTTGAAAGCCATCGTGAAAATGTGGTTAGGACAAGCCTGA